A genomic segment from Gadus morhua chromosome 4, gadMor3.0, whole genome shotgun sequence encodes:
- the zgc:92380 gene encoding keratin, type I cytoskeletal 18, giving the protein MPRDSAGSMFGGAGGRGTRVSISSLEGLRNAMRKDPQRDAAAAAAAPAEVAADDKKTMQGLNERLAEYLAREGQLVEANKKIQAEINEILAKRSAQDGRDWNEIKKPLDDLRNKVKNMTMDIANVMLKIDNSKLANDDFQNKLDTENELCRTVERDLIGLKNILDDTKLQRLQLEGEVESVKEELAILKKDHNDEVEELRQKIRDSSIHVEVDSQESNLAETLNKIRAAYDKLAKKNQKEADNWYQSKFENIKVEEAQNTEALQSGRSELNDLTRQRQMLELDIQSMIRMIRSLEENLKETEERYGGELSRLRRVLQGLEAEQGQLRAQLGRQVEAHQDLLNVKMKLEAEIDEYRKLMAGIFADEDRTDAV; this is encoded by the exons ATGCCCAGAGACTCCGCGGGGAGTATGTTcggcggggcggggggccgAGGCACCAGGGTGTCCATATCGAGCCTGGAGGGGCTGCGCAACGCCATGCGTAAAGATCCCCAAAGGGacgcggctgctgctgctgcggcgccTGCTGAAGTGGCCGCGGACGACAAGAAGACGATGCAGGGGCTGAACGAGCGACTGGCCGAATACCTGGCCCGGGAGGGCCAGCTGGTGGAGGCCAACAAGAAGATCCAAGCTGAAATCAATGAGATTCTTGCGAAGAGATCCGCGCAGGACGGCCGCGATTGGAATGAGATCAAGAAACCGCTGGACGACCTGAGGAACAAG GTCAAGAATATGACGATGGACATCGCCAATGTTATGCTGAAGATCGACAACTCCAAGCTGGCCAACGACGACTTCCAGAACAA GTTGGACACTGAGAACGAGTTGTGCCGCACAGTGGAGCGCGATCTGATTGGTCTAAAGAACATCTTGGATGACACCAAGCTGCAACGCCTGCAGCTCGAGGGCGAGGTGGAGTCCGTGAAAGAGGAGCTGGCCATCCTGAAGAAAGACCACAACGac gaggtggaggagctgcggCAGAAGATCAGGGACTCTAGCATCCACGTGGAGGTGGACTCTCAGGAGTCCAACCTGGCCGAGACCCTCAACAAGATCCGGGCTGCGTATGACAAGCTGGCCAAGAAGAACCAGAAGGAGGCTGATAACTGGTACCAGAGCAAG tTTGAGAACATCAAGGTGGAGGAGGCCCAGAACACGGAGGCGCTGCAGTCGGGGAGGTCGGAGCTCAACGACCTCACCAGACAGAGGCAGATGCTAGAGCTAGACATCCAGTCTATGATCCgcatg atccgCTCCCTTGAGGAGAACCTGAAGGAAACAGAGGAGCGTTACGGCGGCGAGCTGTCGCGCCTGCGGCGCGtcctgcagggcctggaggCAGAGCAGGGCCAGCTGCGGGCCCAGTTGGGGCGCCAGGTGGAAGCCCACCAGGACCTGCTCAACGTCAAGATGAAGCTGGAGGCCGAGATTGACGAGTACCGCAAGCTCATGGCCGGCATCTTCGCCGACGAGGACAG AACCGACGCAGTCTGA
- the LOC115542795 gene encoding keratin, type II cytoskeletal 8, which produces MSRPGSYSSQSYSPASCSGALKSQATGSNLDPRDQSAKTKEKEQMVGLNDKFVAFIDKMKHLENENKRLETQLRILQEPEVYKGKIDQVLQEMEADLLRQVESLTRDRLKLGAELDKCQEEVEDSKQKYEVEFLKKTDLENEFMITKKDVDNGHLAKVELALDLEVSIGELDFLRLGYEEEIKELESQVQNETVVVPEDRKRSLDMDEIITVVKAQYQNMAARTRDEAEQWNQKKMDAMVLSAGQHEQEVRGVKKDLGEMMRIIQRLRADLEALRKKKDSVERELEAVEGEGQKSLAVTRDNMAQLEEARHRAKQDMTLHLREYQELMNLKLALDIEIATYMQLLEGEERRMDDHIRQ; this is translated from the exons ATGTCCAGACCCGGGTCGTACAGCAGCCAGTCCTACTCCCCGGCCAGTTGTTCTGGGGCCCTTAAGAGCCAAGCGACGGGCTCCAACCTGGACCCCAGGGACCAGTCGGCCAAGAccaaggagaaggagcagatggTCGGACTCAACGACAAGTTCGTGGCCTTCATCGACAAG ATGAAGCACCTTGAGAATGAAAACAAGAGGCTCGAGACGCAGCTGAGGATCCTGCAGGAACCGGAGGTCTACAAGGGGAAGATCGACCAGGTATTGCAGGAGATGGAGGCGGACCTCCTGAGGCAGGTGGAGAGCCTGACCCGCGACCGCCTCAAGCTGGGGGCGGAGCTGGACAAGtgccaggaggaggtggaggacagcaAGCAGAA GTACGAGGTGGAGTTCCTGAAGAAGACAGATCTGGAGAACGAATTTATGATCACCAAGAAG gaCGTGGATAACGGCCACCTCGCCAAAGTGGAGCTGGCTCTGGACCTGGAGGTCTCCATCGGGGAGCTGGACTTCCTCCGGCTTGGATACGAAGAG GAAATCAAGGAGCTGGAGTCGCAGGTGCAGAACGAGACGGTGGTGGTGCCAGAGGACCGCAAGAGGTCGCTGGACATGGACGAGATCATCACCGTCGTTAAGGCCCAGTACCAGAACATGGCCGCCCGCACCCGCGACGAGGCAGAGCAGTGGAACCAGAAGAAG atggatGCCATGGTCCTGTCCGCAGGGCAGCATGAGCAGGAGGTGCGTGGTGTGAAGAAGGACCTGGGAGAGATGATGAGAATCATCCAGAGACTCAGAGCGGACCTGGAGGCACTCAGGaagaag AAGGACTCGGtggagagggagctggaggcggtggagggcgAGGGCCAGAAGAGCCTGGCGGTGACCCGGGACAACAtggcccagctggaggaggcgCGGCACCGGGCCAAGCAGGACATGACCCTGCATCTCCGGGAATACCAGGAGCTCATGAACCTCAAGCTGGCGCTGGACATCGAGATCGCCACCTACATGCAGctgctggagggggaggagaggag AATGGACGACCACATTCGTCAATAG
- the LOC115542949 gene encoding G-protein coupled bile acid receptor 1, which yields MGQPFPFPNPPVGEQPPTVLPRLSRGEVSAMGMEPNRSAPSSRYPLLSAEQLIYAITVPLSTSIILANLLIILGIALNRKLHNTPNYFFLSLLVADLCTGVALPFIPWMGLNRQLSFSSCLVAHVFPNFLFLAFLLNLVMVHYERYTCIASPLHYSRLWVHRCFPLALLVVWVPPLLYAALPAFGWNNWSAPDWDYCCPTGVGGRMEERRAEAPCAANTTSSFCCSYRRVFPNAFIYLEVYGLVLPAILAIAGMTGRVLWITRGQLRDICRLHRSLERGAAASDREQRLQLRYARCVAAVSLTFLACWLPYVIYMHVCVAFLLSETRWSSTVHIVLSCTGVASMAVVPLVLGMANRQYTDPASRILLKLRARWRTRRPQHGEEIAL from the coding sequence ATGGGTCAACCTTTCCCGTTCCCCAACCCTCCCGTTGGGGAACAACCCCCTACCGTCCTTCCCCGTCTGTCCCGTGGCGAGGTCTCCGCCATGGGCATGGAGCCCAAccgctccgccccctcctcccgctACCCCCTGCTGTCGGCTGAGCAGCTGATCTATGCCATCACCGTGCCGCTGTCCACCTCCATCATCCTGGCCAACCTGCTCATCATCCTGGGCATCGCGCTGAACCGCAAGCTGCACAACACGCCCAACTACTTCTTCCTCAGCCTGCTCGTGGCCGACCTGTGCACGGGCGTGGCCCTGCCCTTCATCCCCTGGATGGGCCTCAACCGCCAGCTCAGCTTCAGCTCCTGCCTGGTGGCACACGTCTTTCCCAACTTCCTGTTCCTGGCCTTCCTGCTCAACCTGGTGATGGTGCACTACGAGCGTTACACCTGCATCGCCAGCCCGCTGCACTACAGCCGGCTGTGGGTGCACCGCTGCTTCCCGCTGGCGCTACTGGTGGTGTGGGTACCGCCACTGCTGTACGCCGCCCTGCCCGCCTTCGGCTGGAACAACTGGTCCGCCCCGGATTGGGACTACTGCTGCCCCACAGGTGTCGGAGGGCGGATGGAGGAGAGGCGGGCGGAGGCGCCGTGCGCGGCCAATACCACCTCGTCCTTCTGCTGCTCGTACCGCCGCGTGTTCCCCAACGCTTTCATCTACCTGGAGGTGTACGGCCTGGTGCTGCCCGCCATCCTGGCCATCGCCGGCATGACGGGCCGCGTGCTGTGGATCACGCGCGGCCAGCTGCGCGACATCTGCCGGCTGCACCGCTCGCTGGAGCGCGGCGCCGCGGCGTCAGACCGGGAGCAGCGGCTCCAGCTGCGGTACGCACGCTGCGTGGCAGCCGTGTCGCTGACCTTCCTGGCGTGCTGGCTGCCCTACGTCATCTACATGCACGTTTGCGTGGCGTTCCTGCTGAGTGAGACCCGCTGGAGCTCCACTGTGCACATCGTGCTGTCGTGCACGGGTGTGGCCAGCATGGCGGTGGTGCCGCTGGTGCTGGGCATGGCCAACCGGCAGTACACCGACCCAGCCAGCCGCATCCTGCTCAAGCTGCGGGCACGCTGGAGGACCAGGCGGCCACAGCACGGCGAGGAGATCGCCCTCTAG